The following are encoded together in the Coffea arabica cultivar ET-39 chromosome 1c, Coffea Arabica ET-39 HiFi, whole genome shotgun sequence genome:
- the LOC113732053 gene encoding uncharacterized protein, giving the protein METLSVGLSTSPPSLNYPNIQTFTSKPILRIPNSTSQSRHFMQTVSPPTKAPRQVPQTEFRNCKLTKTLTTLCNGDMLRFHLDAMLLKSHVSFLSMGFFFPLSCFASEAAVPTTQEVSNKINLEAVVVSVDDFFNKNPFFVAGVVFIWLVVVPLGQEYFRKYKFISAIDAFRKLRDDPNYQLLDIRDEKSLNFLNSPNLKILNKSVLHVAFSEGDEEGFLREVLEKFKEPDKTTVCVLDNFDGNSMKVAELLAKNGLKEAYAIRGGIRGNKGWQEIQETLLPPSVHIYPKKKAKVSQQPSGNGGVNSQTEGSSSSVTGLLANEPEKISDESVISSSELTSGTKCGPRSSSPYPNYPDLKPPSSPTPSKPEI; this is encoded by the exons ATGGAGACTTTATCCGTAGGACTCTCAACTTCTCCGCCTTCATTAAACTACCCCAATATCCAAACTTTTACTTCCAAACCGATTCTTCGAATCCCCAATTCAACTTCTCAGTCCCGCCATTTTATGCAAACTGTTTCCCCTCCCACTAAAGCACCTCGTCAAGTACCCCAGACTGAATTTCGGAATTGTAAGCTAACCAAAACTTTAACCACTCTTTGTAATGGGGATATGTTAAGGTTTCATTTGGATGCCATGCTTCTTAAATCCCATGTTTCCTTTCTATCAATGGGattctttttccctctttcttgtTTTGCTTCTGAAGCTGCTGTACCAACAACTCAAGAAGTCTCTAACAAAATTAACTTGGAAGCTGTTGTGGTTTCAGTGGATGATTTCTTCAATAAAAATCCATTCTTTGTTGCTGGGGTTGTCTTTATTTGGCTTGTTGTAGTCCCATTGGGCCAAGAATATTTTCGGAAGTATAAGTTTATCTCTGCCATTGATGCTTTCAGGAAACTCCGGGATGACCCCAATTATCAGCTGTTGGATATCAGGGATGAGAAGAGTTTGAATTTCCTGAATTCACCTAATTTGAAGATTTTAAATAAGAGTGTGCTGCACGTGGCGTTTTCCGAAGGAGATGAAGAAGGTTTTTTGAGGgaagttttggaaaaatttaagGAGCCAGATAAAACCACTGTTTGTGTTCTGGACAA TTTTGATGGTAACTCCATGAAAGTGGCTGAGTTATTAGCCAAAAATGGACTTAAGGAAGCTTATGCAATAAGAGGTGGAATTAGAGGCAACAAAGGATGGCAG GAGATACAAGAAACTCTGCTCCCTCCATCTGTGCACATCTACCCCAAGAAGAAGGCCAAAGTTTCACAGCAACCTAGTGGTAATGGTGGAGTAAACAGCCAAACTGAAGGTAGCTCATCATCTGTTACCGGTCTGCTTGCCAACGAACCTGAAAAGATCAGCGATGAGTCTGTAATCAGTTCTTCTGAACTGACCTCTGGGACAAAATGTGGCCCTAGATCATCATCTCCATACCCAAAT TATCCAGATTTGAAACCACCATCATCCCCAACACCATCAAAGCCAGAAATATGA
- the LOC113732085 gene encoding ubiquitin-like-conjugating enzyme ATG10 isoform X1 has protein sequence MATLSNQGKIDISCWDGTISQHEFHTAASAFAERWNKFNAALPQCSWVARPKSPYLSSTSKDEGYLSVENVIMFPTPAAESCYGGDDKEGEEELSCSRSQEDDFIDGATMLQNHDDASHHYDFHVVYNASYRVPVLYFRAYCSDGRTLVLDDVEKSIPAISAKLLMLSKWTFITQEDHPYLNCPWYTLHPCGTSEWMKMLFSHEPAVDDGGVAVAKYLVSWFSVAGQVFGLKIPFEMLSSIGN, from the exons ATGGCGACTCTATCAAATCAGGGAAAAATCGATATATCTTGTTGGGATGGAACTATTTCGCAGCATGAATTCCACACAGCCGCGAGTGCTTTTGCTGAGCGATGGAACAAATTCAACGCTGCCCTTCCCCAGTGTTCATGGGTTGCTCGTCCAAAATCACCTTACCTATCTTCCACCTCTAAG GATGAGGGTTACTTATCAGTAGAAAATGTCATTATGTTCCCAACACCTGCTGCG GAGTCTTGTTACGGAGGAGATGACAAAGAGGGAGAAGAGGAACTTAGTTGCTCCCGCTCCCAAGAGGATGACTTCATTGATGGTGCCACCATG TTGCAAAATCATGATGACGCAAGCCATCACTATGACTTCCACGTTGTCTACAATGCTTCATATAGAGTTCCAGTGCTATACTTCCGTGCCTACTGCAGTG ATGGACGAACACTGGTCTTAGATGATGTTGAGAAGAGCATTCCTGCTATCTCTGCCAAACTCCTAATGCTATCTAAATGGACATTTATTACTCAGGAG GATCACCCTTACTTGAATTGTCCATGGTATACATTACATCCTTGTGGAACCAGCGAGTGGATGAAGATGCTCTTTAGCCATGAACCTGCGGTGGATGATGGTGGAGTTGCAGTTGCCAAGTATCTGGTCTCATGGTTCTCCGTAGCTGGCCAAGTCTTTGGTCTTAAAATACCCTTTGAAATGCTAAGTTCCATTGGTAATTAA
- the LOC113732085 gene encoding ubiquitin-like-conjugating enzyme ATG10 isoform X2, which produces MATLSNQGKIDISCWDGTISQHEFHTAASAFAERWNKFNAALPQCSWVARPKSPYLSSTSKESCYGGDDKEGEEELSCSRSQEDDFIDGATMLQNHDDASHHYDFHVVYNASYRVPVLYFRAYCSDGRTLVLDDVEKSIPAISAKLLMLSKWTFITQEDHPYLNCPWYTLHPCGTSEWMKMLFSHEPAVDDGGVAVAKYLVSWFSVAGQVFGLKIPFEMLSSIGN; this is translated from the exons ATGGCGACTCTATCAAATCAGGGAAAAATCGATATATCTTGTTGGGATGGAACTATTTCGCAGCATGAATTCCACACAGCCGCGAGTGCTTTTGCTGAGCGATGGAACAAATTCAACGCTGCCCTTCCCCAGTGTTCATGGGTTGCTCGTCCAAAATCACCTTACCTATCTTCCACCTCTAAG GAGTCTTGTTACGGAGGAGATGACAAAGAGGGAGAAGAGGAACTTAGTTGCTCCCGCTCCCAAGAGGATGACTTCATTGATGGTGCCACCATG TTGCAAAATCATGATGACGCAAGCCATCACTATGACTTCCACGTTGTCTACAATGCTTCATATAGAGTTCCAGTGCTATACTTCCGTGCCTACTGCAGTG ATGGACGAACACTGGTCTTAGATGATGTTGAGAAGAGCATTCCTGCTATCTCTGCCAAACTCCTAATGCTATCTAAATGGACATTTATTACTCAGGAG GATCACCCTTACTTGAATTGTCCATGGTATACATTACATCCTTGTGGAACCAGCGAGTGGATGAAGATGCTCTTTAGCCATGAACCTGCGGTGGATGATGGTGGAGTTGCAGTTGCCAAGTATCTGGTCTCATGGTTCTCCGTAGCTGGCCAAGTCTTTGGTCTTAAAATACCCTTTGAAATGCTAAGTTCCATTGGTAATTAA